Proteins from a genomic interval of Rosa chinensis cultivar Old Blush chromosome 2, RchiOBHm-V2, whole genome shotgun sequence:
- the LOC112189016 gene encoding probable sugar phosphate/phosphate translocator At1g06470 isoform X1: MVQSGLDTDKVENSGAKVSQSGSQASGLHRDPSFSRWFDEDGRVQGDLVNADATVEEDPEFELPLPQQGELENKGLDMDRDRISPRGSKRLNGGDTFGSATVQLDGNDQAKLLPFDVEKGSERELQDIDHSTSVDDHKALSSNSKYPISAAIILKTLFFVLVWYTCSLFLTLYNKSLLGDNLGKFPAPLLMNTVHFTMQAILSKAITWYWSHRFKTSVTMSWRDYFAKVVPTALGTAMDVNLSNASLVFISVTFATMCKSAAPIFLLLFAFAFRLESPSYKLSGIILVISIGILLTVAKETEFDFWGFIFVMLAAVMSGFRWCMTQILLQKESYGLKNPLTLMSYVTPVMAVVTALLSFIFDPWDELRRNNYFNNPEHISRSCLLMLFGGTLAFFMVLTEFILVSVTSAVTVTIAGVVKEALTILVAVIYFHDEFTMLKGVGLFTIILGVSLFNWYKESSYLSPLFSEAFGMKHIWLVSDIQQFCVPISNLYLCRALNH; encoded by the exons ATGGTACAGAGTGGTTTGGACACAGATAAGGTTGAGAATTCAGGAGCCAAAGTCTCTCAGAGTGGAAGCCAAGCATCAGGTCTTCACAGGGATCCCTCATTCTCTCGCTGGTTTGATGAAGATGGGAGAGTGCAAGGTGATTTGGTAAATGCGGATGCGACGGTAGAAGAAGACCCTGAATTTGAATTGCCTCTGCCCCAACAGGGAGAGCTAGAAAACAAGGGTTTAGATATGGACAGGGACCGTATATCTCCAAGGGGAAGTAAGCGCTTGAACGGTGGTGATACCTTTGGTAGTGCTACAGTCCAGCTAGATGGAAATGATCAAGCAAAGCTTTTGCcttttgacgttgagaaggggtCTGAAAGGGAGCTACAGGACATAGATCACTCTACTTCTGTTGATGACCACAAGGCACTATCCTCTAATTCAAAGTATCCCATTTCTGCTGCAATTATACTGAAAACATTGTTCTTTGTACTTGTATGGTACACTTGCAGCCTATTTTTGACCTT GTATAACAAAAGTCTGTTAGGAGATAATTTGGGAAAGTTCCCCGCTCCCTTATTGATGAATACTGTTCACTTTACAATGCAAGCTATTTTATCAAAGGCAATCACGTGGTACTGGTCTCATAGGTTCAAAACCAGCGTCACTATGTCTTGGAGAGATTATTTTGCTAAAG TTGTACCAACGGCTCTTGGAACAGCAATGGATGTTAATCTAAGCAATGCATCCCTTGTTTTTATATCGGTCACATTTGCCACAATG TGTAAATCCGCCGCTCCAATATTTCTCCTTCTATTTGCTTTCGCTTTCAG GTTGGAATCTCCGAGCTATAAACTTTCGGGAATCATATTGGTTATATCCATTGGAATACTTCTAACAG TTGCAAAGGAGACAGAATTTGATTTCTGGGGATTCATTTTTGTCATGCTTGCTGCTGTTATGTCTGGTTTCCGATGGTGTATGACTCAAATTCTTCTTCAG aaagaatcaTATG GTTTGAAAAATCCACTTACTTTGATGAGCTATGTGACTCCGGTTATGGCAGTGGTGACTGCCCtgctgtcttttatttttgatccATGGGATGAACTTAGAAGAAACAATTACTTCAATAATCCTGAGCATATCAGTCGAAGTTGCTTGCTGATGCTTTTTGGTGGAACCCTTGCCTTTTTCATG GTATTAACAGAATTCATTCTTGTCTCAGTGACCAGTGCTGTCACTGTCACAATCGCAGGTGTTGTCAAGGAGGCTCTCACTATATTG GTTGCAGTCATTTACTTCCATGATGAATTTACTATGTTAAAAGGAGTTGGACTCTTCACAATTATTCTTGGTGTGAGTTTATTCAACTGGTACAA GGAAAGTTCATATTTGAGTCCACTTTTCAGTGAAGCGTTTGGCATGAAGCACATTTGGCTAGTCTCAGATATTCAGCAATTTTGTGTTCCTATTTCCAACCTTTACCTTTGCAGAGCTCTAAATCATTAG
- the LOC112189016 gene encoding probable sugar phosphate/phosphate translocator At1g06470 isoform X2, translated as MVQSGLDTDKVENSGAKVSQSGSQASGLHRDPSFSRWFDEDGRVQGDLVNADATVEEDPEFELPLPQQGELENKGLDMDRDRISPRGSKRLNGGDTFGSATVQLDGNDQAKLLPFDVEKGSERELQDIDHSTSVDDHKALSSNSKYPISAAIILKTLFFVLVWYTCSLFLTLYNKSLLGDNLGKFPAPLLMNTVHFTMQAILSKAITWYWSHRFKTSVTMSWRDYFAKVVPTALGTAMDVNLSNASLVFISVTFATMCKSAAPIFLLLFAFAFRLESPSYKLSGIILVISIGILLTVAKETEFDFWGFIFVMLAAVMSGFRWCMTQILLQKESYGLKNPLTLMSYVTPVMAVVTALLSFIFDPWDELRRNNYFNNPEHISRSCLLMLFGGTLAFFMVLTEFILVSVTSAVTVTIAGVVKEALTILVAVIYFHDEFTMLKGVGLFTIILGVSLFNWYKYEKLKKGHTSEDDMEESVVINNAAKYVILEETDEQDDGT; from the exons ATGGTACAGAGTGGTTTGGACACAGATAAGGTTGAGAATTCAGGAGCCAAAGTCTCTCAGAGTGGAAGCCAAGCATCAGGTCTTCACAGGGATCCCTCATTCTCTCGCTGGTTTGATGAAGATGGGAGAGTGCAAGGTGATTTGGTAAATGCGGATGCGACGGTAGAAGAAGACCCTGAATTTGAATTGCCTCTGCCCCAACAGGGAGAGCTAGAAAACAAGGGTTTAGATATGGACAGGGACCGTATATCTCCAAGGGGAAGTAAGCGCTTGAACGGTGGTGATACCTTTGGTAGTGCTACAGTCCAGCTAGATGGAAATGATCAAGCAAAGCTTTTGCcttttgacgttgagaaggggtCTGAAAGGGAGCTACAGGACATAGATCACTCTACTTCTGTTGATGACCACAAGGCACTATCCTCTAATTCAAAGTATCCCATTTCTGCTGCAATTATACTGAAAACATTGTTCTTTGTACTTGTATGGTACACTTGCAGCCTATTTTTGACCTT GTATAACAAAAGTCTGTTAGGAGATAATTTGGGAAAGTTCCCCGCTCCCTTATTGATGAATACTGTTCACTTTACAATGCAAGCTATTTTATCAAAGGCAATCACGTGGTACTGGTCTCATAGGTTCAAAACCAGCGTCACTATGTCTTGGAGAGATTATTTTGCTAAAG TTGTACCAACGGCTCTTGGAACAGCAATGGATGTTAATCTAAGCAATGCATCCCTTGTTTTTATATCGGTCACATTTGCCACAATG TGTAAATCCGCCGCTCCAATATTTCTCCTTCTATTTGCTTTCGCTTTCAG GTTGGAATCTCCGAGCTATAAACTTTCGGGAATCATATTGGTTATATCCATTGGAATACTTCTAACAG TTGCAAAGGAGACAGAATTTGATTTCTGGGGATTCATTTTTGTCATGCTTGCTGCTGTTATGTCTGGTTTCCGATGGTGTATGACTCAAATTCTTCTTCAG aaagaatcaTATG GTTTGAAAAATCCACTTACTTTGATGAGCTATGTGACTCCGGTTATGGCAGTGGTGACTGCCCtgctgtcttttatttttgatccATGGGATGAACTTAGAAGAAACAATTACTTCAATAATCCTGAGCATATCAGTCGAAGTTGCTTGCTGATGCTTTTTGGTGGAACCCTTGCCTTTTTCATG GTATTAACAGAATTCATTCTTGTCTCAGTGACCAGTGCTGTCACTGTCACAATCGCAGGTGTTGTCAAGGAGGCTCTCACTATATTG GTTGCAGTCATTTACTTCCATGATGAATTTACTATGTTAAAAGGAGTTGGACTCTTCACAATTATTCTTGGTGTGAGTTTATTCAACTGGTACAA GTACGAAAAACTAAAGAAGGGTCACACTAGTGAAGACGACATGGAGGAATCAGTCGTGATAAATAATGCTGCAAAATATGTTATTCTTGAAGAGACAGATGAGCAAGATGATGGCACATAA